Proteins encoded together in one Miscanthus floridulus cultivar M001 chromosome 16, ASM1932011v1, whole genome shotgun sequence window:
- the LOC136513542 gene encoding probable aldo-keto reductase 2, with product MAASPSSVIVTVPVPVVVPRMKLGSQGLEVSAQGLGCMGMSASYGPPKPEPDMIALLHHAIAAGVTFLDTSDLYGPHTNELLLGKALQGVARERVDLATKFGVSFVDGKRQVRGDPAYVRAACEASLRRLGVDCIDLYYQHRIDTRVPIEVTIGELKKLVEEGKIKYIGLSEACASTIKRAHAVHPITAVQLEWSLWSRDAEEDIIPTCRELGIGIVAYCPLGSGFFSSGGKLMDSLSKQDIRRNLPRFQPENLDKNVKVFECISELAKRKGCTPSQLALAWVHHQGQDVCPIPGTTKIENFNQNLGALSVKLTPDEKAELESYTATGNVQGDRHHQMNSTWKNSETPLLPSWKYE from the exons ATGGCTGCTTCTCCGTCGTCTGTGATTGTGACTGTGCCTGTGCCTGTGGTGGTGCCGCGCATGAAGCTGGGGTCGCAGGGGCTGGAGGTTTCGGCGCAGGGCCTCGGCTGCATGGGCATGTCCGCCAGCTACGGCCCGCCTAAGCCGGAGCCGGACATGATCGCGCTCCTGCACCATGCAATTGCCGCCGGCGTCACCTTCCTCGACACCTCCGACTTGTACGGCCCGCACACCAACGAGCTCCTCCTCGGCAAGGCGCTGCAGGGCGTGGCGAGGGAGAGGGTGGACCTGGCCACCAAGTTCGGCGTCTCGTTCGTCGACGGCAAGCGTCAAGTCCGCGGTGACCCGGCGTACGTGCGCGCGGCGTGCGAGGCCAGCCTCAGGCGGCTCGGCGTAGACTGCATCGACCTCTACTACCAGCATCGCATCGACACCAGGGTGCCCATCGAGGTCACG ATTGGTGAACTCAAGAAGCTAGTTGAAGAAGGGAAGATAAAGTATATCGGGTTGTCTGAAGCATGTGCATCAACAATCAAAAGAGCTCATGCAGTCCATCCTATCACCGCAGTCCAGCTAGAGTGGTCATTATGGTCTAGAGATGCCGAAGAAGATATCATTCCTACTTGCAG GGAACTTGGAATTGGAATCGTGGCTTACTGTCCGCTAGGCAGTGGATTCTTCTCCAGCGGGGGAAAACTGATGGACTCCCTGTCAAAACAGGACATACGCAGG AACCTGCCTAGATTTCAACCAGAGAACCTTGACAAGAATGTCAAGGTATTTGAGTGTATTAGTGAACTGGCAAAAAGAAAGGGTTGCACACCCTCACAACTTGCATTGGCGTGGGTTCACCATCAAGGACAAGATGTTTGCCCTATACCAGGAACAACAAAAATTGAGAATTTCAACCAGAATTTGGGAGCACTATCTGTGAAGCTCACACCTGATGAGAAGGCTGAACTTGAGTCCTATACTGCTACAGGTAATGTCCAAGGTGATCGACATCATCAAATGAATAGCACTTGGAAGAATTCTGAGACCCCTCTATTACCATCATGGAAATATGAGTAG